GTGAAACATATCTTTGAAAGATATGATGATTCTAAGAGTGTGTTGGATTGATGGATTTGGGAGGAATTGGATGGAAATtaactttctcttctctttccttttccAAATCCATCAATCTAGACACATTCTAAAGCGTTAGCAAAACCCGTAGTCCCAAATCCATCAATCCAGACACATTCTAAAGCGTTAGCAAAACCCGTAGTCCCAAATCCATCAATCCAGACACATTCTAAAGCGTTAGCAAAACCCCCAGTCCTGGGACTCAATACATTGACAGCCCAAATTGCTTGGACTGGCCTATGGTGCGCACTTGGCCCATTAACCATTGACAATAAATATAAAGCTAACTTATCAAGCCCAACAAATATCAGTTTAGCATTATAGAAAGTAGTCTGCTGTAAACAAGCAAAAGACTCCAAGAGATATTCGGACTCCATGAGAATCGAAACCAAGTACCTTGAGGACGGCCACCACTGGACTATCCCCTAGGCCCTGACTCCCTTGCAAGACATTCCCTTGTCAGCAGTTATAAAATCCGGCTTTAGTttacaaaaaattttaaatagtcCCAAGTATAAAGTAAATTGAAGAGAAAATTGtactgaattttcaatttagactccttattgtaaaaaaaaaaatgttaaaagaaaaatacatgtGACAATCATTACTTATcctatataatttatttattttttattccgCTTAACTTTGTCCACTCtgacataaaatttttgtatcCACCTCTAGAATTGACGAACCCCCTCATATTACGTCTTGGCCTTGGCTTCACCCATGCATATAGGGATAACCGATTTTGCTGAGGATGAAATCTTCTCGTTGAGGACTCAAGTCTAACTATCAATATTAACACCTTTCAACTTATAAGTCACTTGAAAAGAGAGTTGGAGATCCAATTATTTGATCCATGATtccttgttttaaaaaatattgcatattaatggagagaaatgaaaaaagaaaggggGAGAGAATGAAATAATTTAGACATCAAATCAAGGATTGGGGGTAGGATAAGTGCACTTTAGCACTGGTCCCACAACTAATGCAcccaaaaaaactttaaaaacatGTCATTTTATTCTAAATACTAcgcaaattattttatttatttgtcaatacattttttatttatacaaaagattatattaaaaattttcataattttttaaatttttttttggtacgcCAAAATCCTCCCCGGATTCTCAAACACTGTCCAATCGATTTCATCACGTCTTCTTGTCTCATATCGTGGCGTCATGCGTTTTAACTTTTACTCTTACAAACAGTATTAACCATGTTGCGAATTGACAATGTTATCCCCCACTTTATGTCAAATTTACAGCGTAATGCCCTGCCctctttaaaattttgaattttttcttttgctttcaaAAGGTAGATTATGATATTGATATGTGGTGGAGGGACCCAACTTCACCTACATATGGACCAAACtacccttcttctttttttaacaaaacctttttctttttgggtctAGTTCATTCTAGCTTTAAAGATgacttttttagtttttagaaatttatatcaaaagtaATCCCAACAAATTAGGGAATTATATTAAATGTCTTTTCTTAAGTAGGGAACTTTTTTCAAATTAGTATTTTCACTCTTGATGCTTGCTTTTTTGTAAAAGAAGATCCTATGAGAATTTACAAATACTTGAATCACTTTCTTTTGTATATATGCAAAATCCATGTCTCTCTTGCTTTTCTCACTAATTATATTTAGACAATAGAGATTACCAACACATAAAACTCCGAATGCACTCCTCCACCAAACATTCACATTTATGTTACGTACATTTTCTAGATATGTTGTCACGTAATATCCCAACATTCGAAATCATATATCATCGCGAGTCGTGTAACTGACCTAAAAAGATTTTCTTTTGATCTTAAATGAGAATCTTTTGGTCGCATAAAACTCCGAATGCACTCCTCCACTTCATCCACTAGTTTTTAATCTTATTATCTATATTTTCACTAATGTCTAAATCATCTTAGAAAATTGagtcaaaatatttgaaaacaTTACTTTTTGTTATTTATCTCACACCTCATTCAATCGTGTGTtcgtttttttgtttgttcttaCTAAACTTATATTTCATATATTGTGTTCTAGTACAACTTAATTTAAATCATATACACTCCAAAGTTTGCTCCCACATCTCGATTTTTGAATTAACTCTCAATATTGTCTCATTAACTATAACCATATCATATGTAAACAAAATGCACCAAGGTACCTCACTTTAGATATGTCGTGCGAGTTCAACAATCACTATAACAAATACGAATGTGTTTAGTGTCGATCTCTTGCGCATATCTATTGTGATGAGAAACTCCCCTATAACTCTTCCGTTAATCCTAACACTAGCTACGAACGAGCCTACAACTACTAACACATAATaattaatgtacaaaaacaacCATCTTAAACGACATGGCACCTttattaattttctagtttaataatttttctagtattatatttttaaaaaatatatatataagacttGCTTAGACCCTACTTATCTTGAAGAGGTTTGATTAAGGACTAAGAAAAAAGTAATGTCGTgatagaaaattaaattaatagaaaataaaaaataaaaaaaagtggaCGCACAAAGAAGGTAGGGGCATTATGGATAAACAGAGAGTTGTTGCGGCTTTTGTTTTGTCATTCGCCGTACTTTAATAGTATTTCTCGTGACGAGAAAAATGTagattggaaatttggaatGTTATTTGCGGTTTTCCCAATGTTCGAGTGATTTTTTGATTTGGAAGAGAAAGCAAAGCACAAGCAGAAACCAAATCCTCTCCCATAATTTCCATTTTTAGCTGAGATAGAGTGATTTTCTTCTTCCGAGCTTGcatttttgttgtttaatctGTTCCAGGGAAGATGGGTTtacttgtattgtatttgtaacGCTCAAAAAGCTATTAAAGGTGGGAGCTTTCTTAAAGCATAAGCGTACATGCGTGTGTTACTGAGATGGGTATGAGTAGACCTCAGAAGCTCAGCAATGGAGTCTCGACCAGATGGGTTTCTCTCTTCTGCATTGCCAGCTTCTTCTTGGGTGTTCTTGTTGTCGACAGGTTATCTCTTATgtattctctttcttttgaGTAAAGTTGTGCCGAGATCTTTGCTTTGAAGTGATCGGGCTTAAGATTCCTTCTGCTGTTTTAGCTTAAAAATATTAACTGTTTTGCAATTAAAACCCTTTATTGCTCTGCTGTtcattttatctttcttttgtaTCATGGGGGATCTGAGATCTTCGGGTACGGAAAAGTTTGCAGAATGCTATTCCCTTGTTAAAATTTGGCTGTTCTTGAATGAAAGGTTTCCGTATTGAAACTCATCTTCAAAATTTCTCTAATTTGGCCAATGATACGGATGCGTGTAGTGGCAAATGCAAACAATAGCTGCACTGAGAACTAAGGTCACTAGATTTGGGTGGTTTATGGATTCAAGTCGCTATTGTGGAACCTACATTCAAAGTTGCAACTTCTGTATTGCCTTTTGGTCATTGGTGGGGTGATGTGGGCTATATTTTCGAGGTTTGAAAGCAACTGTGGTTGAAGTAGTTTAGGCAAGAAACAGCTGGAGTCAGAAACTTCTGTTTTTAAATTTTGGTGTGGTTGAGAGTGATTTGGTAGCGTGGTACTTTATGGTGTGGAAGTGAGTAGATTTTTAATGCTTTGATGCGGTAACTTATGACTTTATTCTCAGTTGGAGTGTGAGTGAACTTGTGAGTTATGCTTCAATAGCTTGAAGGCTTGGATTTAAAAATTGTACAAAGTTTTGGAGGTTGCTGAATACTTGGGAGCACGAGAAAAATACTAATCAGGTTCTTTGATATGGAATCCTTGAGGAATGATAAGAGAGTTGTTTACTCGTGGGAAAATTTCGGTTCACTTAGATGACCCTCCAAATTCAGTCATGACACAAAGTCACATCTAcgattttatcattattttgcTGTTTTTCTTCAAGTCAGTTTGAGTTCAAAAAGCATCCTGTTCAGAAATTTGATTTTCGAGACTGAGCAACAtattctttgaatatttttgGAGCATTTATAATATTGACTGAATTATGACATCCTCTTAAGACGCACATGGTTATTTATAATATAGTAACTGTATATCAAGATTATTAGATCTCTACAATCCTTCCTTCCCCAGACACAATCTTCAATATTGGATGAAAGCTACAAGCTTTTAAGCATGAAGAGTGAATTCAAACTACTTAGTTAGTGAAGCAGAAGTCTTCATGAGTGAAGTTGGCGTATTAACTACTGAAAGAGTGAAGTAGAAGAATATGTGCTTTTGCTTTCATTATTCCTATTGGCACATGCTGATCTAAatcattttcctttctttctcttttctgtAAGCCCATTAGAGCTTTGACTTCAATTAGTGTTAGTACGCAATGAACTCATTGTTACCTTTGTAGCATTTGCataaaatatatgaattttCCTTCATTTGCAGTTTAATCAACATCGCCATTGTAaatgattattaaaaaaaagtaaacaacactcgtgcacTAGGTTCCCGGGTGGGAtcagggacatgcaagatgtgcACTGACCTTACTCTcgtataatatgtggagaggctgtttcccaggaattgaacttgtgacctctaggttgcacccttgcaactctactacTTGGCCACATGTTCGTCCATTGCTTTATTATAATTACGTTCAGCTTGTGATTGAGCATTCTTGAGGTCGTGATTTATGTCCATTTCTAGGTTATGGGGTATTCCTGATCCAGCTGATGTGGATGAAGAGGCTTTTTCTGCAGTTAAACATAAAACAGATGCTTCTCATCCCATATTAAATTGTGAGAAGAAGGCAAGTTGTAAGAAGTATATTTTCAAAGCTTTATCGCTCAGTGATACATTTGataattttgtttgtattaatGCAGGAGGTTCCTGTCCGTGCTGAGGACATCCTTTCTCAAGTTTCACGAACTCATGATGTAATTATGTAGGTATCTAGACCCTGCATATAACTTTCTTCTTTTACTTCGAACAGAATTCTCCAAATAAGATTGGCAACTTTCAGAATTTGTGGTGGTTTGGCAATAAATATATTGGCAATTATTCAGGACATTAGACAAAACAATCTCGTCACTGGAAATGCAGCTAGCTGCGGCCAGGGCTGTCAAAGATGATAGTGAAGAGGGATCTCCTGTGGTTAGGAAATTAGGAACCGAGGACAAGAAAGAGCGCCAGAAGGTGTTCTTTGTTATGGGAATCATTACTGCCTTCAGCAGTAGAAAGCGTAGGGACTCAATCCGTCAAACTTGGATGCCAAAAGgtctaaaataaaaagaattgtTCTCATTTGGTCATAACCCTTTTTTGTCATCAAAAGTGGCATGTTTCAGTATTTCTAATCCTTGTAATTTACTTTCCTTGTCAGGGGAGGAGTTGGGGAAGTTAGAGAAAGAGAAGGGAATTATAATTCGGTTTGTTATAGGACACAGGTACGTATTAAATTCGTAGTCTTTAGCACACTGTTAACTTTTGGCAAAATGGCAGTTCAAGTGACTCGTCATGAATCAAATTTTCTGGTTCAGTGCTAGTCCTGGTGGTGTTCTGGATCGTGCCATTGATGCAGAAAATGAGCAACATAAGGATTTTTTGCGATTGGTATGTTTAATGTTGTTCTCTAATGTGCCTTCAACTATATAGGCCTATAAGGGAGCAAACTTGATTTCAGAAGTTTATTCTCGAACATACTTCTGTTACTTGTATAATAAGCTGATAACTGAAGTGAACATAGATATGATTGGCAATCTTTTAGTAATGACTTCATCTTGGTGTATCTTCccaaaattgtttctttttgGTTGCAGAATCACGTAGAAGGATATCATGAACTGTCAACAAAAACCCAAGTATATTTTTCTACGGCTGTTGCTAAGTGGGATGCCGACTTTTATATCAAAGttgatgatgatgtgcatgtAAATCTTGGTTAGTGCATCTCCACCTCAGCAAGTCAGTGAATATAATTGATTTCAAGAACTGGgttaatttgaatttttaacaGGTATGGTTGGTTCTATTTTGGCTGGCCATAGATCGAAATCTCG
This DNA window, taken from Tripterygium wilfordii isolate XIE 37 chromosome 20, ASM1340144v1, whole genome shotgun sequence, encodes the following:
- the LOC119986530 gene encoding beta-1,6-galactosyltransferase GALT31A, producing MGMSRPQKLSNGVSTRWVSLFCIASFFLGVLVVDRLWGIPDPADVDEEAFSAVKHKTDASHPILNCEKKEVPVRAEDILSQVSRTHDVIMTLDKTISSLEMQLAAARAVKDDSEEGSPVVRKLGTEDKKERQKVFFVMGIITAFSSRKRRDSIRQTWMPKGEELGKLEKEKGIIIRFVIGHSASPGGVLDRAIDAENEQHKDFLRLNHVEGYHELSTKTQVYFSTAVAKWDADFYIKVDDDVHVNLGMVGSILAGHRSKSRVYIGCMKSGPVLSQKGVKYHEPEYWKFGEDGNKYFRHATGQIYAISKDLATYISVNKHILHRYANEDVSLGSWFIGLDVEHIDDRSLCCGTDPDCEWKVQAGNPCAASFDWSCSGICKSVERMEEVHERCGEGDGAIWHTSF